From a single Microbacterium terrisoli genomic region:
- a CDS encoding LacI family DNA-binding transcriptional regulator, which produces MDNQNKPAVRVTIHEMARRLGLSVASVSYALNGRPGVGQATRERVLALARELDWHPSSSARALSRSRTDTIGMVLRRDPELLGNEPYYMHLLSGVESVLSEAGQSLMLRMVGRAQDSEVEGRDIDVYRRWSVERRVDGVIVLDRLIEDPRPALLQSLGMPFVMHGLRIDPDTGQRVIEDLVTDACLIVDHLSALGHTEIVAVTGPLALAHEVARRDAVAAESVERGMRVMFVEGDYTRAGAERVVAERLPQWRRATAVISSNDVMALGIQRMLIDAGRADMAMVSWDDSMLCEISVPSITALARHPEEQGRRTARLLLRAIESEPEQPEPAIPSTLIVRKTSAPACQEGSHAR; this is translated from the coding sequence ATGGACAACCAGAACAAGCCCGCCGTGCGTGTGACCATTCACGAGATGGCCCGCCGGCTCGGGCTGTCGGTCGCATCGGTGTCGTATGCGCTCAACGGCCGGCCCGGCGTCGGCCAGGCGACCCGCGAGCGCGTGCTCGCGCTGGCGCGGGAACTGGATTGGCACCCCAGCTCGTCGGCGCGCGCGCTGTCGCGGTCGCGCACCGACACGATCGGCATGGTGCTGCGCCGGGACCCCGAGCTGCTGGGCAACGAGCCGTACTACATGCACCTGCTCAGCGGTGTGGAGTCGGTGCTGTCGGAGGCGGGTCAGTCCCTCATGCTGCGCATGGTCGGCAGGGCGCAGGACAGCGAGGTCGAGGGCCGTGACATCGACGTGTATCGCCGGTGGAGCGTCGAGCGGCGCGTGGACGGCGTGATCGTGCTGGACCGGCTCATCGAAGATCCCCGCCCCGCGCTGCTGCAGTCGCTGGGGATGCCGTTCGTCATGCACGGGCTGCGCATCGACCCCGACACCGGCCAGCGGGTCATCGAAGACCTGGTCACCGACGCCTGCCTCATCGTCGACCATCTCTCGGCCCTCGGCCACACCGAGATCGTCGCCGTCACCGGGCCGCTCGCACTCGCGCACGAGGTCGCGCGCCGCGACGCCGTCGCCGCCGAATCCGTCGAGCGCGGTATGCGCGTCATGTTCGTCGAAGGCGACTACACGCGTGCCGGCGCCGAGCGCGTCGTGGCCGAGCGACTGCCGCAGTGGCGACGGGCGACGGCGGTGATCAGCTCGAACGACGTCATGGCTCTGGGCATCCAGCGCATGCTCATAGACGCCGGCCGCGCCGACATGGCGATGGTCAGCTGGGACGATTCGATGCTGTGTGAGATCTCGGTGCCCTCGATCACGGCGCTCGCGCGGCACCCGGAGGAACAGGGCAGGCGAACCGCCCGACTGCTGCTGCGCGCGATCGAATCCGAGCCCGAGCAGCCCGAGCCGGCCATTCCCAGCACGCTGATCGTGCGCAAGACGAGCGCACCGGCCTGTCAGGAGGGATCCCATGCACGCTGA
- a CDS encoding glycoside hydrolase 5 family protein, which produces MDADDRRAPFWLGANFWSRAGGPRMWTDRYDPAVVRGELAMLAAHGLTVTRSFFFWPDFHPAPDRLDEDCVARFADFLDAHVEVRMTTIPTFIVGHMSGENWDPAWRGGRDLYRDVWFVARQAWYVRELTARFHEHPAIAGWLLSNEVPIYGGEAPHELVTAWAQLLVDAIRAAGATQPVSVGDGAWGIETTGHDNGFRLRELAQLSQFAGPHVYRMETDQVRQNLKSAWVAQLCRIGDRPVVLEEFGVTDAYVSATGAADYYRQQLYNSLTAGAVGWIAWNNTDFDDLVAERPYSHHPFELHFGITDAAGRPKPALLELERFAADLQAMDVAGLRPSSADTALILPSHLAEDYPFTQEAERALIVAVGEQAHLAAREAHVPIAVERESADGGVASGHRLYLLPSVKQLCGPTWRQLCDLADAGAVVYASYCAGEAAEQRGPWWAFTEELFGARVDTAYGIVEPIEDEVVTIELTADFGSLRVGDRLQVRAAGTDDARARLPVTVTGGEVIAVDAHGRPALVGRSHGDGYALLCTYPLEYLAARAPRVNPEDTWRLYDALAERAGVRRGIVVDDPGVLVDTLAHTDGRTFAVFTSQHAQECTVRPVVASGVLCTLDGVATQSLTLGRYGAAVYEIR; this is translated from the coding sequence ATGGATGCCGATGACCGGCGTGCTCCGTTCTGGCTGGGTGCGAACTTCTGGTCGCGGGCGGGCGGTCCGCGGATGTGGACGGACCGGTACGACCCGGCCGTCGTCCGCGGAGAACTGGCGATGCTGGCCGCGCACGGGCTGACCGTGACCCGCTCGTTCTTCTTCTGGCCCGACTTCCACCCGGCGCCGGATCGGCTCGACGAGGACTGCGTCGCGCGCTTCGCGGACTTCCTCGACGCGCACGTCGAGGTGCGGATGACGACGATTCCGACGTTCATCGTGGGGCACATGTCGGGGGAGAACTGGGATCCGGCGTGGCGTGGCGGCCGCGATCTCTACCGCGACGTCTGGTTCGTCGCCCGGCAGGCCTGGTATGTGCGCGAGCTGACCGCGCGGTTCCACGAGCACCCGGCCATCGCCGGCTGGCTGCTCAGCAACGAAGTGCCGATCTACGGAGGGGAGGCCCCGCACGAGCTCGTCACCGCCTGGGCGCAGCTGCTCGTCGATGCGATCCGGGCCGCCGGGGCCACCCAGCCGGTGTCGGTCGGCGACGGCGCCTGGGGCATCGAGACCACCGGGCACGACAACGGGTTCCGGCTGCGCGAGCTCGCGCAGCTGTCGCAGTTCGCCGGCCCCCACGTGTACCGCATGGAGACCGACCAGGTGCGGCAGAACCTGAAATCGGCGTGGGTCGCCCAGCTGTGCCGCATCGGCGATCGGCCCGTCGTGCTCGAGGAATTCGGTGTCACCGACGCGTACGTGTCGGCCACCGGCGCCGCCGACTACTACCGGCAGCAGCTGTACAACTCGTTGACGGCGGGGGCCGTCGGTTGGATCGCCTGGAACAACACCGACTTCGACGATCTCGTCGCCGAGCGCCCGTACTCGCATCATCCGTTCGAACTGCACTTCGGCATCACCGACGCGGCGGGCCGCCCCAAGCCGGCGCTGCTCGAACTGGAGCGGTTCGCGGCGGACCTGCAGGCGATGGATGTGGCAGGCTTGCGGCCGTCGTCCGCTGACACGGCGTTGATCCTGCCGTCGCACCTGGCCGAGGACTACCCGTTCACGCAGGAGGCCGAGCGCGCCCTCATCGTCGCCGTCGGTGAACAGGCGCACCTCGCCGCCCGCGAAGCGCACGTGCCGATCGCGGTCGAGCGCGAGAGCGCGGACGGGGGTGTGGCATCCGGCCATCGGCTCTATCTGCTGCCGTCGGTCAAGCAGCTGTGCGGACCGACCTGGCGACAGCTGTGCGATCTCGCCGATGCCGGAGCCGTCGTCTACGCGTCGTACTGCGCCGGTGAGGCGGCAGAGCAGCGCGGGCCGTGGTGGGCGTTCACCGAGGAGCTGTTCGGCGCGCGCGTCGACACGGCATACGGCATCGTGGAGCCCATCGAAGACGAGGTCGTCACGATCGAGCTGACCGCAGACTTCGGCTCGCTGCGCGTCGGGGACCGCTTGCAGGTGCGTGCGGCGGGAACGGACGATGCGCGCGCCCGACTGCCGGTGACCGTGACCGGCGGCGAGGTGATCGCGGTGGACGCCCATGGCAGACCCGCACTGGTCGGACGCAGCCACGGGGACGGGTATGCGCTGCTGTGCACGTATCCGCTGGAGTACCTCGCTGCGCGCGCGCCGCGGGTCAACCCCGAAGACACGTGGCGGCTGTACGACGCGTTGGCCGAGCGGGCCGGGGTGCGGCGCGGCATCGTGGTGGACGACCCCGGAGTGCTCGTCGACACCCTCGCGCACACCGACGGACGCACCTTTGCGGTGTTCACGAGCCAGCACGCACAGGAATGCACTGTGCGGCCGGTCGTGGCATCCGGTGTGCTGTGCACGCTCGACGGCGTCGCGACGCAATCCCTCACGCTGGGGCGATACGGTGCGGCGGTGTACGAGATCCGCTGA
- a CDS encoding carbohydrate ABC transporter permease: MRETRGARVFRVATIVILSLFTLFPLWVMVTSSVKPLGEVLDSFSWWPQHITFEPYIQMWQTVPLAQYFLNSLIVCTAATLVSLVIAVFAAYAVSRWRFRGRSIFTTTVLSTQMFPGILFLLPLFLIFINVTNATGIPLIGTRLGLVITYLTFALPFSIWMLAGYFDGIPRDLDEAAKVDGTGAMGALWYVLLPAARPGLVAVAIYSFMTSWGELLFASVLTNGDTQTLAIGLQQYSTQVNVYWNQIMAASLAVSVPIVIVFLLLQRSFVAGLTAGAVK, translated from the coding sequence GTGCGTGAGACAAGAGGGGCCCGGGTCTTCCGCGTCGCCACCATCGTCATCCTGAGCCTGTTCACCCTCTTTCCCCTGTGGGTGATGGTCACCTCGTCGGTCAAGCCGCTGGGCGAAGTGCTCGACAGCTTCAGCTGGTGGCCGCAGCACATCACGTTCGAGCCGTACATCCAGATGTGGCAGACGGTGCCGCTGGCGCAGTATTTCCTGAACAGCCTCATCGTGTGCACGGCCGCGACCCTCGTGAGCCTCGTGATCGCCGTCTTCGCCGCCTATGCGGTCTCGCGCTGGCGGTTCCGCGGCCGCAGCATCTTCACGACCACCGTGCTGTCGACGCAGATGTTCCCCGGCATCCTGTTCCTGCTGCCGCTGTTCCTGATCTTCATCAATGTCACCAATGCCACCGGGATCCCCCTGATCGGCACCCGGCTGGGACTGGTGATCACGTATCTGACGTTCGCGCTGCCGTTCTCGATCTGGATGCTCGCGGGGTACTTCGACGGCATCCCGCGTGACCTCGACGAAGCGGCGAAGGTGGACGGCACCGGCGCGATGGGGGCGCTGTGGTACGTGCTGCTGCCCGCCGCACGCCCTGGCCTGGTGGCCGTCGCGATCTACAGCTTCATGACCAGTTGGGGCGAGCTGCTGTTCGCGTCGGTGCTGACCAACGGGGACACGCAGACGCTCGCGATCGGACTTCAGCAGTACTCGACGCAGGTGAACGTGTATTGGAACCAGATCATGGCGGCCTCGCTCGCCGTGAGCGTTCCGATCGTGATCGTCTTCCTGCTGCTGCAGCGCAGCTTCGTCGCGGGGCTGACGGCGGGTGCGGTGAAGTGA
- a CDS encoding carbohydrate ABC transporter permease, with amino-acid sequence MSANASVRAEDGPGTKAPRTMPGPHRRSRRVRWWLPYVLLIPAIVFELLVHIIPMVTGIWMSFVKLTQQYLQNWSEAPFLGLGNYRVLVDVNGVVGQALLHSFLVTCGYTILVVGISWIAGMSAAVALQRRFPGRGLFRTLFLIPYAIPVYAGIIAWKFMFQKDTGALNHLLFDDLHLPGTKPFWLIGGNAFWALVIVAIWRLWPFAFLMLMAGLQSIPEDLYEASAVDGAKPLRQWRSITLPMLRPVNVVLVLVMFLWTFNDFNTPFVLFGKTAQPPAGDLISFHIYNASFLTFNFGYGSAMSVLLLLFLLLVTVAYLLFVNRRSKRA; translated from the coding sequence ATGTCCGCGAACGCATCCGTGCGGGCCGAAGACGGCCCGGGCACGAAGGCACCGAGAACGATGCCCGGGCCGCACCGTCGCAGCAGACGCGTACGGTGGTGGCTGCCGTACGTCCTGCTGATACCGGCCATCGTGTTCGAGTTGCTCGTGCACATCATTCCGATGGTCACGGGCATCTGGATGAGCTTCGTCAAGCTCACGCAGCAGTACCTGCAGAACTGGAGCGAAGCGCCGTTCCTGGGCCTGGGCAACTACCGGGTCCTCGTCGACGTCAACGGCGTCGTGGGGCAGGCACTGCTGCATTCCTTTCTGGTCACGTGCGGGTACACCATCCTGGTCGTCGGCATCTCGTGGATTGCGGGGATGTCTGCGGCCGTGGCGCTCCAGCGGCGCTTCCCCGGCCGCGGGCTGTTCCGCACGCTGTTCCTGATCCCGTATGCGATCCCCGTGTATGCCGGCATCATCGCCTGGAAGTTCATGTTCCAAAAAGACACCGGTGCGCTCAATCACCTGCTGTTCGATGACCTGCACCTGCCCGGCACCAAACCGTTCTGGCTGATCGGCGGAAACGCCTTCTGGGCGTTGGTGATCGTCGCGATCTGGCGGCTCTGGCCGTTCGCGTTCCTCATGCTGATGGCGGGACTCCAATCGATCCCCGAGGATCTGTACGAGGCATCCGCCGTCGACGGGGCCAAGCCGCTCCGGCAGTGGCGCTCGATCACGCTGCCCATGCTGAGACCGGTGAACGTCGTGCTGGTGCTCGTCATGTTCCTGTGGACGTTCAACGACTTCAACACGCCGTTCGTGCTGTTCGGCAAGACCGCGCAGCCGCCGGCCGGCGATCTCATCTCGTTCCACATCTACAACGCGTCGTTCCTGACATTCAACTTCGGCTACGGCTCGGCCATGTCGGTGCTGCTGCTGCTGTTCCTCCTGTTGGTAACAGTCGCCTACCTGCTGTTCGTGAACCGGAGGTCCAAGCGTGCGTGA
- a CDS encoding ABC transporter substrate-binding protein, protein MEAKKKAVAATTIAAAMAMLLAGCSGGSSGTGASGGNSGTTLTYWASNQGSSLQNDKEVLTPILKDFTKQTGIKVDLQVIGWNDLQTKIQTAVTSGQGPDVVNIGNTWGTSFQSTGAFVPFDSKNASAIGGLDRFVKTALDAGGAPGKTPTSVPLYGLAYGLYYNKALFQQAGLQPPTTWEDFVADGKKLTHGAQWGLTLAAASYTENIHFAFLTAAQNGGAFYDASGKPTFNTPENVAGLQRYLALMQTDKIVNPSNAQYDSDAQPSSDFASGKAAMFLSQNNADTTLKADGMKVGDWGVVALPAPAGAAAQISTFPAGINMSVFKYTKHLPQALQFVKYMTSSAVQSELAVPYSVLPVLQGAKADFTTDAAEAKAFMDAYQNHSKPLPQVASEADFESTIGKGLSNLFAQIATGKNVTNADIASMLTSAQQQVEAAG, encoded by the coding sequence GTGGAAGCGAAGAAGAAGGCGGTCGCGGCAACCACGATCGCAGCAGCGATGGCGATGCTGCTGGCAGGATGCTCCGGCGGGTCCAGCGGTACCGGCGCCAGCGGCGGCAACAGCGGCACGACCCTCACCTACTGGGCCAGCAATCAGGGTTCCAGCCTGCAGAACGACAAAGAGGTGCTGACGCCGATTCTGAAGGACTTCACGAAGCAGACCGGAATCAAGGTCGACCTCCAGGTGATCGGATGGAACGATCTGCAGACCAAGATCCAGACCGCCGTCACGAGCGGCCAGGGCCCGGACGTCGTCAACATCGGCAACACGTGGGGCACCTCCTTCCAATCGACCGGTGCTTTCGTGCCGTTCGACTCGAAGAACGCCAGCGCGATCGGGGGCCTCGACCGCTTCGTAAAGACCGCGCTGGATGCCGGCGGGGCGCCCGGCAAGACCCCCACCTCCGTTCCGCTGTACGGCCTGGCCTACGGCCTCTACTACAACAAGGCGCTGTTCCAGCAGGCAGGCCTCCAGCCGCCGACCACCTGGGAGGATTTCGTCGCCGACGGCAAGAAGCTCACGCACGGCGCTCAGTGGGGGCTGACCCTCGCGGCGGCCAGCTACACCGAGAACATCCACTTCGCCTTCTTGACGGCGGCCCAGAACGGTGGCGCGTTCTATGACGCCAGCGGCAAGCCGACCTTCAACACGCCCGAGAACGTCGCCGGACTGCAGCGGTACCTCGCCCTCATGCAGACCGACAAGATCGTGAACCCCTCCAACGCGCAGTACGACAGTGACGCGCAGCCCTCGAGCGACTTCGCATCGGGCAAGGCGGCGATGTTCCTCAGCCAGAACAACGCCGACACGACGCTGAAGGCCGATGGGATGAAGGTCGGCGACTGGGGCGTGGTCGCGCTGCCGGCTCCGGCGGGCGCTGCCGCACAGATCTCGACGTTCCCCGCGGGGATCAACATGTCGGTGTTCAAGTACACCAAGCATCTGCCGCAGGCGCTGCAGTTCGTGAAGTACATGACCAGCAGTGCTGTGCAGTCCGAGCTGGCCGTCCCCTACTCGGTCCTTCCGGTGCTGCAGGGGGCCAAGGCGGACTTCACCACCGACGCCGCTGAGGCGAAGGCGTTCATGGACGCCTATCAGAACCACTCCAAGCCGCTGCCGCAGGTGGCCAGCGAGGCCGATTTCGAGAGCACGATCGGCAAGGGGCTGAGCAACCTGTTCGCGCAGATCGCGACGGGCAAGAATGTCACGAACGCGGACATCGCCTCGATGTTGACCTCGGCTCAGCAACAGGTCGAAGCCGCAGGCTGA
- a CDS encoding GH1 family beta-glucosidase: protein MFPERFLFGTATASYQIEGAVHEDGRGPSIWDTFSHTPGNVAHADTGDIACDHYHRLEEDLDLMASLGMDAYRFSLAWPRIQPSGRAPANPAGLAFYDRLVDGLLARGIHPVVTLYHWDLPQALQDAGGWADRDTAAAFADYAAVAGEALGDRVQMWTTLNEPWCSAFLGHGSGVHAPGITDPVTALRAAHHLNLAHGLALQALRARVRADAQFSVALNLHVVRPDRADDAGDVDAARQIDAVGNRIFLDPMLAGAYPDDLLADTATVTDWSFVHDGDLARIHQPLEAIGVNYYSTSRVRRWDGVGSNNHSAGHNTSTASPWPGAASVQFLPQPGPYTEMGWNIDPSGLYELLMRMHREHPQQWLLVTENGAAFADAVTMSDGHPVVHDPDRIDYLRRHLAVVQQARDDGADVRGYFAWSLLDNFEWAYGYDKRFGLVRVDFDTLARTPKDSALWYSRLARSRTLR from the coding sequence ATGTTCCCCGAACGGTTCCTCTTCGGCACGGCGACGGCCTCGTATCAGATCGAGGGCGCCGTGCACGAGGACGGGCGCGGCCCCTCCATCTGGGACACCTTCAGCCACACACCGGGCAACGTGGCCCACGCCGACACCGGAGACATCGCCTGCGACCATTACCACCGGCTCGAAGAGGATCTCGACCTGATGGCATCGCTGGGGATGGACGCCTACCGCTTCTCCCTCGCGTGGCCGCGCATCCAGCCGAGCGGCCGCGCACCGGCCAACCCGGCAGGTCTCGCGTTCTACGACCGTCTCGTCGACGGGCTGCTGGCCCGCGGCATCCACCCCGTCGTCACGCTCTATCACTGGGATCTGCCGCAGGCGCTGCAGGATGCCGGGGGCTGGGCGGATCGCGACACCGCGGCGGCATTCGCCGACTATGCCGCTGTCGCAGGCGAGGCGCTCGGCGATCGTGTTCAGATGTGGACGACGCTGAACGAGCCGTGGTGCTCGGCGTTCCTCGGGCACGGTTCGGGCGTGCACGCCCCCGGCATCACCGATCCGGTGACGGCACTGCGCGCTGCGCACCATCTGAACCTCGCACACGGGCTCGCCCTGCAGGCGCTGCGGGCGCGGGTGCGCGCGGACGCGCAGTTCTCGGTGGCGCTGAACCTGCATGTCGTGCGCCCCGACCGCGCCGATGACGCCGGCGACGTCGACGCCGCGCGGCAGATCGATGCCGTCGGAAATCGCATCTTCCTGGATCCGATGCTCGCAGGCGCCTACCCGGACGATCTGCTGGCCGACACGGCGACGGTCACCGACTGGTCGTTCGTGCACGACGGCGACCTGGCCCGGATCCACCAGCCGCTGGAGGCGATCGGCGTCAACTACTACTCGACCAGCCGCGTGCGCCGCTGGGACGGCGTCGGCAGCAACAACCACTCCGCCGGTCACAACACGTCGACGGCGTCGCCGTGGCCGGGCGCCGCGTCGGTGCAGTTCCTGCCCCAGCCCGGGCCCTACACCGAGATGGGGTGGAACATCGACCCGAGCGGCCTGTACGAGCTGCTCATGCGCATGCACCGCGAGCACCCGCAGCAATGGCTCCTGGTCACCGAGAACGGCGCGGCGTTCGCGGATGCGGTGACCATGAGCGACGGGCACCCGGTCGTGCACGACCCGGACCGCATCGACTACCTGCGCCGGCACCTCGCGGTGGTGCAGCAGGCTCGCGACGACGGTGCCGATGTCCGCGGTTATTTCGCCTGGTCGCTGTTGGACAACTTCGAGTGGGCGTACGGGTACGACAAGCGCTTCGGCCTCGTCCGGGTCGACTTCGACACCCTCGCGCGCACGCCGAAAGACAGCGCGCTCTGGTACTCGCGCCTGGCGCGCTCTCGCACGCTCAGATGA